The following proteins are encoded in a genomic region of Pungitius pungitius chromosome 17, fPunPun2.1, whole genome shotgun sequence:
- the LOC119219440 gene encoding lanosterol 14-alpha demethylase: MSFHFYEMSSKLLGDTVGKMSDNLTSVVLAASVITLTLGYISKVLLKQPSGDNHLKYPPYIPSSIPFLGHAIAFGRSPIEFLEQAYEKYGPVFSFTMVGSTFTYLLGSEAATLMFNSKNEDLNAEDVYSRLTTPVFGKGVAYDVPNPLFLEQKKMLKTGLNIAHFKEHVKIIEAETIEYFQRWGDSGERNLFEALSELIILTASSCLHGKEIRSMLNERVAQLYADLDGGFSHAAWLLPGWLPLPSFRKRDRAHVEIKNIFFEVIQKRRQSGEKVDDILQTLIDATYKDGRPLNDNEIAGMLIGLLLAGQHTSSTTSAWLGFFLARDQALQERCYAEQRAVCGDGLQLDFDQLKDLSLLERCLKETLRLRPPIMTMMRMARTPQTAAGYTIPVGHQVCVSPTVNHRLQDTWVERMEFSPDRYLNDNPAAGEKFAYVPFGAGRHRCIGENFAYVQIKTIWSTLLRMYHFDLVDGYFPTINYTTMIHTPHNPVIRYERRKQ, translated from the exons ATGTCTTTCCACTTCTACGAGATGAGCAGTAAACTGCTCGGCGACACAGTCGGCAAAATGAGCGACAACCTGACCTCCGTAGTGCTGGCGGCCTCCGTCATCACGCTCACTCTGGGCTACATCTCCAAGgtgctgctcaaacagccgtccGGTGACAACCATCTG AAATATCCACCGTACATCCCCTCCAGCATCCCCTTCCTGGGTCACGCCATTGCATTTGGGAGAAGCCCCATTGAGTTTCTGGAACAAGCTTATGAAAAA TACGGGCCTGTCTTCAGTTTCACCATGGTGGGGAGTACGTTCACTTACCTGCTGGGCAGCGAAGCTGCCACGCTGATGTTCAACAGCAAGAACGAGGACCTGAACGCAGAGGACGTCTACTCCAGACTCACCACTCCGGTGTTTGGCAAAGGAGTAGCTTACGATGTGCCGAACCCT CTCTTTCTGGAACAAAAGAAGATGTTGAAGACTGGACTGAACATTGCTCACTTCAAGGAACATGTGAAAATTATCGAGGCGGAGACCATCGAGTATTTTCAGAGATGGGGAGACAGCGGGGAGAGAA aCCTGTTTGAGGCCTTGTCTGAGCTGATCATCCTGACGGCCAGCAGCTGCCTCCACGGGAAGGAGATCCGCAGCATGTTGAATGAGCGAGTGGCCCAGCTCTACGCCGACCTGGACGGGGGATTCAGCCACGCCGCCTGGCTGCTGCCCGGCTGGCTGCCGCTGCCCAGCTTCAG GAAAAGGGACAGAGCTCACGTAGAGATCAAGAACATCTTCTTCGAAGTGATTCAGAAGCGCAGACAATCAGGGGAGAAAGTGGACGACATCCTGCAGACACTCATCGATGCCACCTACAA AGACGGACGGCCCCTGAACGATAACGAGATCGCGGGGATGCTGATCGGTCTCCTCTTGGCGGGTCAGCACACGTCCTCCACCACCAGCGCCTGGCTGGGTTTCTTCTTGGCCAGAGACCAAGCCCTGCAGGAGCGCTGCTACGCCGAGCAGAGGGCCGTGTGCGGGGACGGACTGCAACTCGACTTCGATCAG CTGAAAGATCTCAGCTTGCTGGAGCGCTGTTTAAAGGAGACCCTGCGTCTCCGCCCGCCAATCATGACCATGATGAGGATGGCTCGCACTCCACAG ACCGCTGCAGGATACACCATCCCTGTGGGCCACCAGGTCTGCGTCTCCCCCACGGTCAACCACCGTCTGCAGGACACCTGGGTGGAGAGGATGGAGTTCAGCCCTGATCGCTACCTCAACGACAACCCTGCTGCAGGGGAGAAATTTGCATATGTGCCATTCGGAGCCG GTCGCCATCGCTGCATCGGGGAGAACTTTGCCTACGTCCAAATTAAAACCATCTGGTCCACTTTACTTCGCATGTACCACTTTGACCTGGTGGACGGATATTTCCCTACCATCAACTACACCACAATGATTCACACCCCTCACAACCCCGTCATCAGGTACGAGAGGAGAAAACAGTGA
- the LOC119219603 gene encoding protein rapunzel-like — protein sequence MADVENIKKTAVKVLWCVEKVSSFASSINPIFGIVSSLVGGFRNVLTEQEGHALDKEFKSLHSQLETVSKLNRQCLKQIHINEVIETYGKYEESIKHQYDAFNNMVAKVKKHPDNTQHHMTAFRETYEELGAKMNLEVYHRGVMGIELLFGKPLLKVYLDDCDKNRKIMERHCLHITHLFHMGLIALWAYTDVKGLDKNMERETWVLRVKEIQEKMLEVLSQCEDTSS from the coding sequence ATGGCTGATGTAGAAAATATCAAGAAAACTGCAGTCAAGGTGCTGTGGTGCGTGGAAAAGGTGTCCTCCTTCGCCTCCTCCATCAACCCTATCTTTGGAATAGTCTCCTCCCTGGTAGGGGGGTTTCGCAATGTCCTTACTGAGCAGGAGGGCCACGCTCTGGACAAGGAGTTCAAGTCGCTCCACTCCCAACTGGAGACCGTCTCCAAATTGAACCGGCAATGCCTGAAGCAGATCCACATCAACGAAGTAATCGAAACCTATGGCAAGTACGAGGAGTCCATTAAGCACCAGTACGATGCCTTCAATAACATGGTGGCAAAGGTGAAAAAACATCCAGACAACACGCAGCACCACATGACGGCCTTCAGGGAGACTTATGAGGAACTCGGAGCCAAGATGAACCTGGAAGTGTACCACCGCGGGGTGATGGGTATCGAGCTGCTGTTTGGAAAACCCTTGCTGAAGGTCTACCTGGACGACTGCGACAAGAACCGGAAGATCATGGAGCGCCACTGTTTACACATCACCCACCTGTTCCACATGGGCCTCATCGCCCTCTGGGCCTACACAGATGTTAAGGGGCTTGACAAAAATATGGAGCGGGAGACCTGGGTCCTGAGGGTAAAAGAGATCCAGGAGAAGATGCTGGAGGTACTCAGTCAGTGCGAAGACACCTCATCCTGA
- the LOC119219573 gene encoding crystallin J1A-like: MVAPKLLVTEGLCYNLKTELMANSQSNDWSPTAQPLHWVYDLQKLQGILAQHPSPEFISESANPFYRRQTGQQSCYGDQAFVLLESLSECGGLNVDDLTQRTLKFFGPGSDYDTPLNNPYREKGGPTPQLPIEGPWRHASLKSFLRNVDSGKEETGCENDCQIDGITKLAPIVAFYAGKPDMLDKVEQAVRVTQNNDACVAETLAAARSVWFPFIHQFAQNGNNLVLFLIWVLRQI, translated from the exons ATGGTAGCTCCTAAATTATTGGTCACAGAGGGTCTTTGCTATAACCTAAAAACTGAGCTCATGGCTAACTCTCAG TCTAATGACTGGTCTCCTACAGCGCAGCCTCTCCACTGGGTGTATGACCTCCAGAAGCTGCAGGGGATTTTGGCTCAGCACCCGAGCCCTGAATTCATCTCTGAGTCGGCCAACCCTTTCTACAGGAGGCAGACGGGTCAGCAGAGCTGCTACGGTGACCAGGCCTTTGTTCTGCTGGAGTCCCTGTCTGAATGTGGCG GTCTAAATGTTGACGACTTGACGCAGCGCACACTGAAATTCTTTGGCCCTGGATCCGACTATGACACGCCTCTCAACAATCCTTACAGAGAGAAGGGTG GGCCGACACCTCAGCTGCCCATCGAGGGACCATGGAGACATGCTAGTTTGAAAAGTTTCCTGAGGAATGTGGATTCAGGCAAAGAGGAGACCG GCTGTGAGAACGACTGTCAGATTGATGGGATAACCAAACTGGCTCCTATAGTTGCTTTTTATGCAGGGAAGCCCGACATGCTGGACAAAGTTGAGCAGGCAGTCCGTGTCACCCAGAACAATGATGCATGTGTGGCAGAGACTCTAGCAGCTGCAAGGTCCGTATGGTTTCCATTTATACATCAGTTTGCTCAAAATGGCAAcaatcttgttctttttttaatctgggTTCTgagacaaatataa
- the krit1 gene encoding krev interaction trapped protein 1, producing MGNEDTLEEDVFVAVIRPKSQASLNSKEYRAKAYEILLIEVPLEGKEKKRKKVLLATKITAAGDKSKSILDYVDKTIRPISNNRGFVGKRVVHMKKFPLDGKNEGEEASLFVVPVSVKDNSKPVCSAGSPSFYCFQDIMRVCSETSAHFCPITSKMLLVLDKWLAEQHTVPHAIAALFRPAPVERVKTNVSNPAYGSEGKQSDDGLHMGYTALEIKSKMMSLEKADMCILNPLYGSDLQYTNRVDKVVINPYFGLGAPDYSKIQIPKREKWQHGPNSVAEDKERQWVDDFPLHRSSCEGDTELLSKLLDSGLSVKQLDSDHWAPIHYACWHGKVEATKLLLEKGNCNPNLLNGQLSSPLHFAARGGHAEIVQLLLQHPEIDRHIEDQQKRSPLQLCEENKQNEWEETVELLQKSSSRPYEKVRIYRMDGSYRSVELKHGNNTTVQQIMEGMRLSQDTQQYFTIWICSENLHLQLKPYHKPLQHLRIWTEIVTDLTVLDPQRETSQLFLRRDVRLPLEVEKKVEDPLAILILFDEARHCLLKGFFPAPDTKLITLASLLLQIIYGSYESKKHKQGFLNEENLKSIVPISKVKSKAYHWTNRILHEYKALSTSEGVSKEMHHLQRLFLQNCWDIPTYGAAFFTGQVYTKASASNHKVIRVYVGVNTKGLHLMNMETKVPLISLEYGTFMWQLGHADQYFQIHSGDNKMNFIVHTKQAGLIVKLLMKLSGQMTPNDKSVMDKYAYG from the exons ATGGGCAACGAGGACACCCTCGAGGAGGATGTGTTTGTTGCCGTCATCCGCCCAAAGAGTCAAGCCAGCCTGAACTCAAAGGAGTACAGAGCCAAAGCCTACGAG ATCCTGCTGATCGAAGTTCCTTTGGAGggcaaggagaagaaaagaaagaaagtcctCCTGGCCACAAAGAtcacagcagcaggagacaAATCCAAATCCATATTGGATTATGTTGACAAAACCATCAGACCGATATCCAACAACCGAGGCTTCGTAG GGAAGCGTGTGGTGCATATGAAGAAATTCCCCCTCGATGGCAAAAATGAAGGGGAGGAGGCATCGCTTTTTGTTGTGCCCGTCAGCGTTAAAG ACAACAGCAAGCCTGTTTGCAGCGCCGGGAGCCCGAGCTTCTACTGCTTCCAGGACATCATGCGGGTGTGCAGCGAGACCAGCGCTCACTTCTGCCCCATCACCTCCAAGATGCTTCTGGTTTTAGACAA ATGGCTGGCAGAGCAGCACACTGTGCCTCACGCCATCGCCGCTCTGTTCAGACCGGCCCCCGTTGAGCGGGTGAAGACCAACGTCAGCAACCCGGCGTACGGCAGCGAGGGCAAGCAGAGCGACGACGGGCTGCACATGGGCTACACTGCTCTGGAGATCAAGAGCAAGATGATGTCGCTGGAGAAGGCGGACATGTGCATCCTCAACCCGCTTTACGGCTCTGATCTGCAGTACACCAACCGG GTGGATAAAGTTGTTATTAACCCATATTTTGGCCTCGGGGCGCCCGACTACTCCAAGATCCAGATCCCCAAGAGGGAGAAGTGGCAACACGGTCCTAACAGTGTGGCAGAAGACAA GGAGCGTCAGTGGGTGGACGACTTCCCCCTCCACCGCAGCTCCTGTGAAGGAGACACCGAGCTGCTGTCTAAGCTGCTGGACAGCGGTTTATCAGTCAAGCAGCTGGACAGTGACCACTGGGCTCCCATTCACTACGCCTGCTG GCACGGAAAAGTCGAGGCAACCAAACTGTTGCTGGAGAAAGGTAACTGTAATCCCAACCTGCTGAACGGCCAGCTCAGCTCTCCTCTGCACTTTGCAGCCAGAGGAGGCCACGCAGAGATTGTGCAACTCTTGCTGCAGCACCCTGAGATTGATCGG CATATTGAGGACCAGCAGAAGAGGTCCCCCCTTCAGCTGTGTGAGGAGAACAAGCAGAACGAATGGGAGGAGACAGTGGAACTTCTGCAGAAATCCAGCAGCAGGCCT TACGAGAAGGTGCGTATCTACCGCATGGACGGCTCGTATCGCTCCGTGGAGCTGAAGCACGGCAACAACACAACGGTGCAGCAGATCATGGAAGGCATGCGTCTTTCTCAGGACACCCAGCAGTACTTTACCATCTGGATCTGCTCAGAGAACCTCC acctGCAGCTGAAGCCGTACCACAAGCCCCTGCAGCACCTGCGGATCTGGACAGAGATTGTGACCGACCTGACGGTGCTGGATCCTCAAAGGGAAACTTCTCAGCTCTTCCTCCGCAGAGACGTCCGGCTGCCCCTTGAAGTTGAGAAAAAG GTGGAAGACCCTCTGGCCATCCTCATTCTGTTCGACGAGGCCCGTCACTGCCTCCTAAAGGGATTCTTTCCTGCTCCGGACACCAAGCTGATCACTCTGGCCAGCCTCCTCCTGCAGATCATATACGGCAGCTATGAGAGCAAGAAGCACAAGCAAGGGTTTCTCAA TGAGGAAAACCTGAAATCAATTGTGCCGATATCCAAAGTGAAAAGTAAAGCGTACCACTGGACCAACCGGATTCTGCATGAATACAAA GCCCTGAGCACCAGCGAAGGGGTGAGTAAAGAGATGCACCACCTGCAGCGACTCTTCCTGCAGAACTGCTGGGACATCCCGACCTACGGCGCGGCCTTCTTCACGGGTCAGGTCTACACCAAGGCCAGCGCCAGCAACCATAAAGTCATCCGCGTCTACGTCGGGGTCAACACAAAGGGGCTGCACCTCATGAACATGGAGACCAAG gtcCCTCTGATCAGTTTAGAATATGGCACATTCATGTGGCAGCTCGGGCACGCTGACCAGTACTTCCAGATACACAGTGGTGACAATAAAATGAACTTCATTGTGCACACAAAGCAG GCTGGCCTTATTGTGAAGCTCTTGATGAAGCTGAGTGGACAGATGACACCAAATGATAAAAGCGTAATGGACAAATATGCTTATGGCTGA